A region of the Methanobrevibacter ruminantium M1 genome:
TGTAGCTGCGGAACTTGAAGTACTTTCGGCTTAAAGGAATCTTGGTCCTTCCATGAGTGTATAAAAACATCAGGACTGAGAATGTTATAAGGGAGGATAGGACGCTGGCGTAAGCGGCTCCCTTAATTCCCAAATTCAAGTCAAAAATAAAGATAGGGTCCAATATGATGTTTAGGATATTTGAACCGATAATCAGGATAGTTGGAGTATGGGAATTCCCTTCTGCCTGAAAGGTTTCAGAAAACAGATTGTTTAAGATGAATACATATGCAAAAATTATCATAGGGACCATATAATCAAAGATCAATATGTATGAATCGGCATCATCCACTTTGAACAGTATCCCCTGTGCGAATATAAGACAAAGCACAAGGATGAGCCATATGATATTTGCGATTAGAATCCCATGTATCAATGTATTGTATGCGCTTTCATAGTCTCCCGTACCTATAAAACGAGACATCATTGAATTGGTTCCCTGGCCTATTGAATCACCGAATGAGAAAATGAGAGATGTGATTGGTATTGACACTCCTATTGCATAAAATGCCTCTACACTTATCCTTGATACCCATAGCATATCAACGATGCCGTAGATTGCATCGAAGATGCAGAAAGCTATTATAGGAATGCTCAATTTCCAAAATGATTTTTTAGGCAGTGAAACCAAGTCAATTTTTTCTTGCATATTATCTATTTATATTTAAAGTACTTATAAATCTATTTATTCGCCTTTAATTAACTTAATTAAGGCTATTTATGCTTACTATGGGTATTACTCTTCTTTGAGAGGTTTTTGTAGAAATTTTAAAATAAATATCTGATAAATAAAATTATTATTATCAATTTTAAGGGGATAATCATCATTTACACTATCTAAACAACGCACCCAATGGAGGATAACCATCATCGCTCTTGTCATTATCCAAATCATCTTCAAGATTGGAATTTGTGCCATTAGATTTGCCATGACCTTTAAAGGATTCATAGATAGGAACATCCCTATCATAATCAAAAACAATCTCTCCAGAATTAATAATATTATCCTTTAATAAATTAAAGTCCTTTTCATCAATGAATAGAACATCATCATTGTTCAAATATGATCTTCCATCAATATTGCATGAAGCTATTTTACAAAGTCCGCTGTTTGCAATGACTCCCTCATCATATTTATTGGCGAAACTTGAATCTTCAACTTCCAGATATGGGCCAAAATCAAGTTCATCAGGACGGGAAACGCTAGAATACCACTGACTATTATATATCAGACTATCTTTGAATTTGCAATCGATTATACGGCAAATGCCCATATTTTTAATTGAACCAAGGATTCTGTTTTCATTTTCAAAAGTGGAATTGCTTAAGGAAACCTTTCCTGCCTCATTTAAAATGGAAACAATCAATTCTGCAAAATCATAACTGCAATATACATTTTTATTGTCTTTAAATTTGCAGTTATCCACAAGCAA
Encoded here:
- a CDS encoding right-handed parallel beta-helix repeat-containing protein; this translates as MGSKNFQYLDELIHSSANEIILDSDIVLDFDEESEYDDGIKLDVDDLTIDGNGHVIDAKDGLCRLKNHAKNITFKNLCFKNFKSKFPISNQSGDLIFENCRFIHNQGTIYNYFGNIWLKNCCFYRNYLSRSSSGYSVCIYNAKDSKAFVSDSHFYQNEVNYPHYGLILNDGLIEVKNSIFHENKGEDCEICVIFNRKGELLVDNCKFKDNKNVYCSYDFAELIVSILNEAGKVSLSNSTFENENRILGSIKNMGICRIIDCKFKDSLIYNSQWYSSVSRPDELDFGPYLEVEDSSFANKYDEGVIANSGLCKIASCNIDGRSYLNNDDVLFIDEKDFNLLKDNIINSGEIVFDYDRDVPIYESFKGHGKSNGTNSNLEDDLDNDKSDDGYPPLGALFR